The sequence AGGGGCTATAGCTACACGACGAAAGAACAGCAAGTGATCAAGTCAGTCAATGAACTGCAACCAAAAGAAAAAATTCAAATCCACTATGTGGATGGGATAGTAGATACGGTGATTGAAAAAATAACACCCGCTGAAGAGGAGTAAAAAGATGCCTAAAGAAAAAGCAGTCGAAAAAACATTTGAAGAATCATTAATTGAATTAGAAGAAATCGTCCAACGTTTAGAGCGTGGAGATGTTCCTTTAGAAGAAGCGCTAGCTGCTTTTCAAGAAGGGATGGTTTTAAGCAAGCAGTGCCAAGATACGTTAGAAAAAGCTGAAAAGACACTGACAAAAGTCATGACAGAAAATAATGAAGAAGTCTCATTTGAAGAGAGTGAGGACAATTGATGGAAGCTTTCAATGATTTTCGTAAGCAGAGTTTACTGCTTATTGAAAAAGAAATGGAAAATTTCATCAAGGAATACACTACAAATGACCAGTTAAAAGAAGCAATGTTGTATTCGATTCATGCTGGGGGCAAAAGATTTCGTCCGCTTTTAGTGTTAGCTGCGATTCGTTCATTTAATAAAAATGTGCAGACGCATGATTATCAAGTTGCAGCAGCTTTGGAAATGATTCATACGTATTCGTTGATTCATGATGATCTACCAGCGATGGATGATGATGATTTACGCAGAGGCAAACCAACAAATCACAAAGTATTTGGTGAAGCTCATGCAATTTTAGCAGGCGATGGATTGCTTACCGCTGCGTTTCAACTAGTAGCACTCAGCCAAATCGAGTCAGATCAAAAAATATTGTTGATTCAGCTATTAAGCAAGGCAGCTGGTACACAAGGCATGGTTGCAGGGCAAGCTGGGGATCTACAAGGGGAAAAACAATCATTGTCATTAGCTGAGCTAGCGGATGTTCATGAAAAGAAAACTGGGGCTTTGATCGAGTTTGCTCTTTTAGCTGGTGGAATTTTAGCTGAGCAGCCAGAAGAAATTGTTGATTTATTAGGTGTTTTTGCCAAACATTTAGGGTTAGCTTTCCAGATCAAAGATGACTTACTGGATGCAACCAGTTCTGAAGAAGAATTAGGCAAGCAAGTTGGACGTGATGAAGTCTTAAACAAAAGTACTTACCCAAGTTTACTTGGATTAGAGGGCGCTAAAAAGGCGCTGGAAGAACAATTAACACTTGGCAGTGATACTTTAGCTACAATAAAACAAACCAGCTCGGAATTTCATTTAGAATTATTACAAGAATTATTAGAACAATTGCGGTTAGGATAGAAAGAGGGCACTTATGAAAAAAGAGCGCGTCGATATTTTAGCGTTTAATCAAGGGTTATTTGAAACAAGAGAAAAGGCCAAACGTGCAGTGATGGCAGGGCTTGTTTATAACGATAAAAATGAGCGATTAGATAAACCCGGTGAGAAAATTATGATTGAAACACCACTACAAATAAAAGGCCAAACATTGCCGTACGTTTCTCGAGGCGGCTTAAAGTTGGAAAAAGCATTAGAAGTTTTTGAAATAGACGTGACAGATAAGACTATGTTGGATATTGGGGCTTCAACGGGAGGTTTTACTGATGTGGCCTTACAAAATGGTGCTCGGTTAAGTTATGCATTAGATGTTGGGTATAATCAATTGGCTTGGAAAATTCGCCAAGATGAACGAGTAGTTGTGATGGAACGAACGAATTTTCGATATAGTAAACCAGAAGATTTTCAAGAAGGTGTACCAGATATTGCGACCATTGATGTATCGTTTATTTCACTGAAATTGATTTTACCGCCACTTCACAAAATATTGAAACCAAGTGGTAAAGTGGTTGCATTAATTAAACCTCAATTTGAAGCAGGTAAGGAATTAGTCGGTAAAAAAGGAATCGTCCGGGAACCTGAAACGCATATGTTGGTTTTAAACGATATTCTATCGTTTGCTCAAACACATGGCTATGTAATCAGTGGGTTGGATTATTCCCCTATTACTGGTGGAGAAGGCAATATTGAGTTTTTAGCTTATTTGACTTCTAGCGAAGATTCAGAGCCAGAAGATCTTTCAACAGAGATTACTGCAGTAGTTGAAGCGGCTCATAAGAAATTGAAAGGTTAGTTCGTAAAAACAGATTCTAAAATTGCGAATAGTGATCAAGAAGACTGAAGAAGGCGCTAAGCGTTCTTCAGTCTTTTTTTTATGCTTTCAAAATGAATAAAAATACGCTATGATAAAATGGAAATGCATCGAATAAAAGTGTTTCTGTTCAAGAGGTAGAGAAGGTGACACTGCTTTTTAATTCTAAGTGCTGAATCACTGAAATTTGAAAGACGGATCATTAGGAAAAGGAGTAAATTAGTATGAGAAAAAAAGATCGGCATCGCCTTATTACTCGTTTATTAGCAGATAAAAATATTCAAAAACAAGAAGACTTTGTGACTTACTTAGAAGAAAAAGGAATTGACGTAACTCAAGCAACGATTTCCCGTGATATTAAAGAAATGAAATTAATCAAAGTTCCTTCAATAGATGGAGGTTACCGCTATAGTGTTCCGGCCGAGACAAAGGAAGATACATCTATAAAACTAGAAAAATTGATGAAAGATGCATTTGTTTCAGTCGATCAAATGGAAAAACAGGTTATTTTGCGTACTATACCAGGGAACGCTGCGGCAGCTTCTAACTTGATCGAAAAACACTATAAAGAAATTGTCTTTGCCACAATCAACGACGATGATGGTGTATTGATCATTGCACGAACCGAAAAAGATGCTGAATTTTTAAAGAATGAATTTTTCCGATATTTATAAAATCGAGGTGAATATTAATGCTGCAAGAACTTTCTGTAAAGAACTTTGCGATCATATCCTCTTTGCAATTAGAATTTCAGATGGGAATGACAGTTTTAACAGGTGAAACAGGTGCTGGGAAGTCTATTATCATTGATGCAATGGGATTACTGACTGGTGGTCGTGGATCAAGCGATTATATTCGACAAGGCGCTTCTAAATGCACGTTGGAAGGTCTTTTCACGATGCCAAAAAATCAAGAGCTAGTGAACCTTTTAGAAGAATTAGGGATCGAAACAGATGATGAATCGATTGTGATTCAACGTGATATTTCAACCTCGGGTAAGAATGTTTGCCGAGTGAATGGTCGGATCATCAACATCTCTAATTTACGTAAAGTTGGTGAATTTCTAGTTGATATCCATGGTCAAAACGAACATCAAGAATTGATGCAAAGTGAAAAACATTTAGGTATGTTAGATGACTTTGGCGGCAAAGAGTTATTCAAGATAAAAGAGCAATATGAAGGAACGTATTCAGAATACCGTCTCATCGAAAAGAAAGTCAGGAACAGACAAAAAAACGAAAAAGAATTTGCTCAGCGTATGGACATGCTCCAATTTCAAAGTGATGAAATCGCTGCAGCTGAACTGGTTTTAGGTGAAGAAGAACAATTGATCGAAGAACGAAATAAGCTAGGCAATTTTCAAAAAATCGCAGATGCATTGGCAGCAAGCTATGAAGCGGTCAATGGAGATGGAGATAGCAGTCTAGATAAGATTGGTTATGCGATGAATGAATTGCTATCGATCGAGATGCTTGACCCAGAATACAAAGCGATATCTGAGGCGGTTCAAAATAGTTATTATCTTTTACAAGAAGCCAGCGGAGATTTGTCTCGGCATATTGATAGCTTGGAGTTAGATGAAAATCGTTTGAATGAAGTAGAAACTAGACTTGAACTTATTCGACAAATGAAAAGAAAATATGGCGAATCGATTGAGTCGATTCTTGATTATTACCAGGAAATTACACAGGAATTGGCAGATGCTGATTTCCTAGAAGGTCGCACGGGTGAATTAGAGTCATTACTTGTAGAAAAGAAAAATCAAGTAATTGAAAATGGCTTGAAATTGCGTGATGTTAGGAAAAAAATTGCAAAAAAACTAGAAAAAAATATTCTAAAAGAACTAAAAGAATTGTACATGGAGCGAACAGTGTTCGATATCCGTTTTACTGAATTACCAGAAGAACAGTTCAATGAAGAAGGACTGGATCAAGTTGAGTTTTACATCACAACAAATCCAGGAGAACCATTAAAACCCTTGGTAAGAGTTGCTTCTGGCGGAGAACTTTCTCGTGTGATGTTAGCATTAAAAACAATTTTTTCTAAATCACAAGGCATTACAAGTATTGTTTTTGATGAGGTTGATACAGGCGTTAGTGGCCGAGTGGCACAAGCAATTGCAGATAAAATTTATCAGATTTCTGAAAACTCGCAAGTGCTATGTATTACTCACCTTCCCCAAGTTGCTGCCGTGGCAGATTATCAATATTTTATTGAAAAAGAAATTATTGGTGAGCGGACAGAAACGAAGGTCAGAAGATTGAAACAAGATGAACGAGTAGCAGAAATTGCGCGCATGCTTTCAGGTAGCGAAATTACGAAGCTAACAACTGAACATGCAAAGGAATTATTGAATATGGCAGGAAATGAACGAAGAAGCTAACGAAGTAAAGTGATCTGCTTTTTTAGGATCTAAATCCGGTTAAATAGCGAAAAAAGCAGACTACACGTCATTT is a genomic window of Enterococcus haemoperoxidus ATCC BAA-382 containing:
- a CDS encoding exodeoxyribonuclease VII small subunit is translated as MPKEKAVEKTFEESLIELEEIVQRLERGDVPLEEALAAFQEGMVLSKQCQDTLEKAEKTLTKVMTENNEEVSFEESEDN
- a CDS encoding polyprenyl synthetase family protein; the encoded protein is MEAFNDFRKQSLLLIEKEMENFIKEYTTNDQLKEAMLYSIHAGGKRFRPLLVLAAIRSFNKNVQTHDYQVAAALEMIHTYSLIHDDLPAMDDDDLRRGKPTNHKVFGEAHAILAGDGLLTAAFQLVALSQIESDQKILLIQLLSKAAGTQGMVAGQAGDLQGEKQSLSLAELADVHEKKTGALIEFALLAGGILAEQPEEIVDLLGVFAKHLGLAFQIKDDLLDATSSEEELGKQVGRDEVLNKSTYPSLLGLEGAKKALEEQLTLGSDTLATIKQTSSEFHLELLQELLEQLRLG
- a CDS encoding TlyA family RNA methyltransferase: MKKERVDILAFNQGLFETREKAKRAVMAGLVYNDKNERLDKPGEKIMIETPLQIKGQTLPYVSRGGLKLEKALEVFEIDVTDKTMLDIGASTGGFTDVALQNGARLSYALDVGYNQLAWKIRQDERVVVMERTNFRYSKPEDFQEGVPDIATIDVSFISLKLILPPLHKILKPSGKVVALIKPQFEAGKELVGKKGIVREPETHMLVLNDILSFAQTHGYVISGLDYSPITGGEGNIEFLAYLTSSEDSEPEDLSTEITAVVEAAHKKLKG
- a CDS encoding arginine repressor, with the protein product MRKKDRHRLITRLLADKNIQKQEDFVTYLEEKGIDVTQATISRDIKEMKLIKVPSIDGGYRYSVPAETKEDTSIKLEKLMKDAFVSVDQMEKQVILRTIPGNAAAASNLIEKHYKEIVFATINDDDGVLIIARTEKDAEFLKNEFFRYL
- the recN gene encoding DNA repair protein RecN, whose amino-acid sequence is MLQELSVKNFAIISSLQLEFQMGMTVLTGETGAGKSIIIDAMGLLTGGRGSSDYIRQGASKCTLEGLFTMPKNQELVNLLEELGIETDDESIVIQRDISTSGKNVCRVNGRIINISNLRKVGEFLVDIHGQNEHQELMQSEKHLGMLDDFGGKELFKIKEQYEGTYSEYRLIEKKVRNRQKNEKEFAQRMDMLQFQSDEIAAAELVLGEEEQLIEERNKLGNFQKIADALAASYEAVNGDGDSSLDKIGYAMNELLSIEMLDPEYKAISEAVQNSYYLLQEASGDLSRHIDSLELDENRLNEVETRLELIRQMKRKYGESIESILDYYQEITQELADADFLEGRTGELESLLVEKKNQVIENGLKLRDVRKKIAKKLEKNILKELKELYMERTVFDIRFTELPEEQFNEEGLDQVEFYITTNPGEPLKPLVRVASGGELSRVMLALKTIFSKSQGITSIVFDEVDTGVSGRVAQAIADKIYQISENSQVLCITHLPQVAAVADYQYFIEKEIIGERTETKVRRLKQDERVAEIARMLSGSEITKLTTEHAKELLNMAGNERRS